A region of the Trichoplusia ni isolate ovarian cell line Hi5 chromosome 21 unlocalized genomic scaffold, tn1 tig00003288_group20, whole genome shotgun sequence genome:
TTACATTTCATCGTAGTTTAGTCGATTTTGTTTCGTTACTAATTTTAGTCTTACTAACGTCATCTGCACTCTGTTTCGACACTACACTAGAAGTCAATTGACATTTGACGCGCGTCATGTCGGAATTGTTGTCCTTTGTCTATTTctaaatcaacaaaaacattaaataaatttaacacaaCATAACATGGAAATTAGCGTTCActcatttgaaaaaatatgccGAATATGTCTAATAGAATGTACCGACATGAAATCATTGTTTTCAAAGACAGATGATGAAGAACGAAACCTACTTGAAATACTCGAATATACTGCGAATATTAATGTTCATATTGAGGATAATTTGCCTAAACAGGTCTGTTGTGAATGTCAAGATGTTATGTGCAAGGCTGACGCGTTCAAGCGCCGCTGTCGGGAGTCCGAGAAGATATTAAACAACCTGTGCGAGTTCggcatacaaaaaaaagaaacacaaactTCTAATGATAGTGATTACTGTATTAAACACGAAAACGGTGATGTTAACGATCAGTTGGACATAGACAACAGTTTTCCGCCGAATGATGCCGGTAAAGACAGTTTTGATGTAAAAAATGGTGGACTATTTAAAGTTATAGCAGTATACCCTGCAGGAGAGACCAGCATTGGTAATATTGACACAAATGTATCTGATAATTGTGCCATACATGTCAAGGTAGAGGCGGTCAACAAATACGAGGATGACACAGACTTTTCAAACCATTTTAATGACGCCGAAGACACAAGTTATTCGGAGGAAAAcagtgataaaaaattaaaaacatttcaccAATGCAACTGCGGATTAATAGTTAGTAGCATAGATAAATTGAAAAGTCATGTTAAACTGggaaattgtaaacaaaaaaaagttaaacagaAACTAACTAAGAAGGTTGCAAAACCAAATAAGGTTTGTTCCAATGACTATGATAAAGTTCCATCTATACTAACAACTTGGGAAGATCACCAACAAACACGTCAAAATGAACACATAGACAATACGGAACCACTGGAATGTCTATTATgcttaaaaacattcaaaactaAAGCGCTACTGGCCGCTCATAAGCATGAAAAGTCAGAAAAAAGAGAATTCTTCCAATGCTCATTATGTTTAcgtagatttaaaaacaaaaaatcactcTCTGCTCACATACAAAGGCATAAGGAAACCGACAACATTAAACATGTTTGTGAGGTCTGTAAGAGAGAGTTTAAATACAAAGCATTTTTAGAAAATCATATAATAACAGTACATTCAAAGAAAAGAGGTTATTCCTGTGATGTATGC
Encoded here:
- the LOC113506666 gene encoding zinc finger protein 2 homolog, producing MEISVHSFEKICRICLIECTDMKSLFSKTDDEERNLLEILEYTANINVHIEDNLPKQVCCECQDVMCKADAFKRRCRESEKILNNLCEFGIQKKETQTSNDSDYCIKHENGDVNDQLDIDNSFPPNDAGKDSFDVKNGGLFKVIAVYPAGETSIGNIDTNVSDNCAIHVKVEAVNKYEDDTDFSNHFNDAEDTSYSEENSDKKLKTFHQCNCGLIVSSIDKLKSHVKLGNCKQKKVKQKLTKKVAKPNKVCSNDYDKVPSILTTWEDHQQTRQNEHIDNTEPLECLLCLKTFKTKALLAAHKHEKSEKREFFQCSLCLRRFKNKKSLSAHIQRHKETDNIKHVCEVCKREFKYKAFLENHIITVHSKKRGYSCDVCSQSFSSEQMLEDHKDVHKGNKKKHQCTVCSKLFVMLCTLKEHMRTHTGEKPFLCSQCGRGFSQKTNLAQHMRRHQGLKPFKCENCEKRFVSKGELDAHNRKHSGAHPFVCDDCGNGFTTSSALVKHRRIHTGEKPYLCDLCPMRFAASGTLKNHRRTHTGERPFQCSYCEKAFVQRNDLISHIRCHTGEKPYTCAQCGQSFRKAAALKTHVKMHAKEAAGMMQGVMLNGMQCAEQ